The Desulfovibrio porci genome includes a window with the following:
- the uvrC gene encoding excinuclease ABC subunit UvrC has translation MQKPDPSTIPLTPGVYLYKDSRGRIIYVGKARILRRRVLSYFRPDGLPAKTRAMLAHAVSLDYLSTTTEKEALLLEASLIKKHRPHYNIVLRDDKQYVLFRLNLKHPFPRLEIVRRARRDGARYYGPFTSALSARETWKLIHRAFALRRCSDRAMKNRVRPCLYHHMGQCPAPCMELITPAAYHEAVHKVCELLQGRAESLLCGLREEMERAAAELEFEKAATLRDQIRAVERTVERQAAVLPGGGDMDAVGLFPADKGLALGIVFVRGGAVTDGRAFYWPGLTFEDAPELLSSFVSQYYSQATPPPRVLLPWLPPELEWEGDGTEEAESLAPETPARAAHTPAEEGAVPEEATDGKALLEQALADRRGGPVRIVAPQNAADNQLIDLAQANAREEARRRKSQDGQSILERLAKALHLAAPPQRIECVDVSHTGGRQTRVGLVVFTDGQPSRPDYRTYAMPDSGDDYATLHAWVARRLESGPPWPDLLLIDGGRGQLAVVERALAEAGQTGLFRLAAIAKARDERGQADRRAGNVADRIFVPGRANPLPLREGGPELLFLQNVRDATHRFAIGRHRRARQGAALSGELMRLPGIGPATARLLWEKFGSVEAMRAAGLEELRALPGIGPAKAALLKEKLGKLS, from the coding sequence GTGCAGAAACCCGACCCCTCCACCATACCGCTCACGCCCGGCGTGTATCTGTACAAGGACAGCCGGGGCCGCATCATCTATGTGGGCAAGGCCCGCATTCTGCGGCGGCGCGTGCTCTCGTATTTCCGTCCTGACGGCCTGCCCGCCAAAACCAGGGCCATGCTGGCCCATGCGGTCAGCCTGGACTATCTGAGCACCACCACGGAAAAAGAGGCTTTGCTGCTGGAAGCGAGCCTGATCAAGAAGCACCGGCCGCACTACAATATCGTGCTGCGCGACGACAAGCAGTACGTCCTCTTCCGGCTCAACCTCAAGCATCCTTTTCCGCGTCTGGAGATCGTGCGCCGGGCCCGGCGCGACGGCGCGCGCTATTACGGGCCATTCACCTCGGCACTTTCCGCACGGGAAACCTGGAAGCTGATCCACCGCGCCTTCGCCTTGCGCCGTTGTTCGGACCGGGCCATGAAAAATCGTGTGCGCCCCTGCCTGTACCACCATATGGGCCAGTGTCCGGCCCCCTGCATGGAGCTGATCACGCCCGCAGCCTACCATGAAGCGGTGCACAAGGTCTGTGAGCTGCTGCAAGGCCGCGCCGAGTCCCTGCTGTGCGGCCTGCGCGAGGAGATGGAGCGGGCCGCCGCGGAGCTTGAATTTGAAAAGGCGGCAACCCTGCGCGACCAGATCCGCGCCGTGGAGCGTACCGTGGAACGGCAGGCCGCCGTCCTGCCCGGCGGCGGCGACATGGACGCGGTGGGCCTTTTCCCGGCGGACAAGGGGCTGGCTCTGGGCATCGTCTTTGTGCGCGGCGGGGCGGTCACCGACGGCCGGGCCTTTTACTGGCCGGGGCTGACCTTTGAGGACGCGCCGGAACTTCTGAGTTCTTTTGTGAGCCAGTACTACAGCCAGGCCACCCCGCCGCCGCGCGTGCTGCTGCCCTGGCTGCCGCCGGAACTGGAATGGGAAGGAGACGGCACGGAAGAAGCGGAAAGTCTCGCGCCGGAGACGCCGGCGCGCGCCGCCCACACGCCTGCGGAAGAGGGAGCCGTCCCCGAAGAGGCCACGGACGGCAAGGCCCTGCTGGAACAGGCTCTGGCGGACCGCCGGGGCGGACCGGTGCGCATTGTGGCGCCGCAGAATGCGGCGGACAATCAGCTTATCGACCTGGCCCAGGCCAACGCCCGTGAAGAGGCGCGCCGCCGCAAGAGTCAGGACGGGCAGTCCATTCTGGAACGCCTGGCGAAAGCCCTGCATCTGGCCGCGCCGCCGCAGCGCATTGAATGCGTGGACGTTTCCCATACCGGCGGCCGCCAGACCAGAGTGGGTCTGGTGGTCTTCACGGACGGGCAGCCCAGCCGCCCGGACTACCGGACCTATGCCATGCCGGACAGCGGCGACGACTACGCCACCCTGCACGCCTGGGTGGCGCGACGGCTGGAGAGCGGCCCGCCCTGGCCCGACCTTCTGCTGATCGACGGCGGCCGGGGACAGTTGGCTGTTGTGGAGCGCGCCCTGGCCGAAGCGGGTCAGACAGGGCTGTTCAGGCTGGCGGCCATTGCCAAGGCCCGCGACGAGCGCGGCCAGGCCGACCGCCGGGCGGGTAACGTGGCGGACCGGATTTTTGTGCCGGGCCGGGCCAATCCCCTGCCCTTGCGCGAAGGCGGCCCGGAATTGCTCTTTTTACAGAATGTGCGCGACGCCACCCACCGTTTCGCCATCGGCCGCCACCGCCGGGCGCGCCAGGGGGCCGCGCTTTCCGGCGAACTCATGCGCCTGCCGGGCATTGGTCCGGCCACGGCGCGGCTGCTCTGGGAAAAATTCGGCAGCGTGGAAGCCATGCGCGCGGCGGGCCTGGAGGAACTGCGCGCCCTGCCCGGCATCGGCCCGGCCAAGGCGGCGCTGTTGAAGGAAAAACTGGGCAAGCTGAGCTGA
- a CDS encoding phosphohexomutase domain-containing protein, with product MTHDLSCFKAYDIRGRVPDALNPDLARALGRAVAEAQGARDVVMGRDARLSGPALRDALAEGLLAAGARVTDLGLCGTEEIYYAAANQPFDAGIMITGSHNPADENGFKLVRAGAVPVSGDSGLHELRDCVARLLEKRTPEGAAATDALSGVRRACFRPDYLNWLLDYSGARELRGRAGVARPLKIVADAGNGCAGLVLRELAPALPFDFVCRQMEPDGHFPNGVPNPLLPEKRRDTAQAVRQAGADLGIAWDGDFDRCFFYDNQGRFIEGYYLIGLLAGELLRRFPSGKIIHDTRVYWNTREMVLAAGGTPVMGKTGHAFMKERMRAEDAVYGGEMSAHHYFRDFAYCDSGMLPWLLIAALLGRTGATLAELAAARMAAYPCSGEINRRVADAPGLMRKIRDRYANAALHEDHLDGVNLEFARWRFNLRMSNTEPLLRLNVESRADPALLEDKTGELLGLIDAEDGTAPA from the coding sequence ATGACCCACGATCTTTCCTGTTTCAAAGCCTACGACATCCGGGGCCGCGTGCCGGACGCCCTCAATCCTGACCTGGCCCGCGCTCTGGGGCGGGCCGTGGCCGAAGCGCAGGGCGCGCGCGACGTGGTGATGGGGCGCGACGCCCGGCTGAGCGGACCGGCCTTGCGCGACGCCCTGGCCGAAGGCTTGCTGGCCGCCGGGGCGCGGGTCACGGATCTGGGGCTCTGCGGCACGGAGGAAATCTACTATGCCGCCGCCAATCAGCCCTTTGACGCCGGGATCATGATCACCGGCAGCCACAATCCGGCGGACGAGAACGGCTTCAAGCTGGTCCGCGCCGGAGCTGTGCCGGTGAGCGGGGATTCCGGCCTGCACGAGCTCAGGGATTGCGTGGCCCGCCTGCTTGAGAAGCGCACTCCGGAGGGAGCGGCGGCCACGGACGCGCTGAGCGGCGTGCGCCGGGCCTGTTTCAGGCCGGACTATCTGAACTGGCTGCTGGATTACAGCGGCGCGCGGGAATTACGCGGCCGGGCCGGAGTGGCCCGGCCCCTGAAAATCGTGGCCGACGCGGGCAACGGCTGCGCCGGGCTGGTGCTGCGCGAACTGGCCCCGGCCCTGCCCTTTGATTTTGTCTGCCGCCAGATGGAGCCGGACGGACATTTCCCCAACGGCGTGCCCAACCCCCTGTTGCCGGAAAAACGCCGCGACACGGCCCAGGCCGTGCGTCAGGCCGGGGCTGACCTGGGCATCGCCTGGGACGGGGATTTTGACCGCTGCTTCTTTTACGACAACCAAGGGCGCTTCATCGAGGGCTATTATCTGATCGGCCTGCTGGCCGGGGAACTGCTGCGGCGCTTCCCCAGCGGCAAGATCATCCATGACACGCGCGTCTACTGGAACACGCGCGAGATGGTCCTGGCCGCGGGAGGCACGCCGGTCATGGGCAAGACCGGCCACGCCTTCATGAAGGAAAGAATGCGCGCCGAGGACGCGGTTTACGGCGGCGAAATGAGCGCCCATCACTATTTCCGCGATTTCGCCTACTGCGACTCGGGCATGCTGCCCTGGCTGCTCATCGCCGCGCTGCTCGGCCGCACGGGCGCGACCCTGGCCGAACTGGCGGCCGCGCGCATGGCCGCCTACCCTTGCAGCGGCGAGATCAACCGCCGCGTGGCCGACGCGCCCGGCCTGATGCGGAAAATCCGCGACCGTTATGCCAACGCGGCCCTGCACGAAGACCATCTGGACGGCGTCAATCTGGAATTCGCCCGCTGGCGCTTCAATCTGCGCATGTCCAATACCGAACCCCTGCTGCGCCTGAATGTGGAAAGCCGCGCCGATCCCGCCCTGCTGGAGGACAAGACCGGCGAACTGCTGGGCCTGATCGACGCCGAGGACGGCACGGCCCCGGCCTGA
- a CDS encoding (R)-mandelonitrile lyase → MTKHSILRNGTQPSVKGPEAWFTGTVRIDPLFPAHGASRAAAASVTFEPGARTAWHTHPLGQALIITSGLGLVQIEGGPIEEVRPGDTVWFPPHVRHWHGAAPQVAMTHISVAEELDGTAVDWLEKVSDVQYSGQE, encoded by the coding sequence ATGACAAAGCACAGCATTCTCCGCAACGGCACGCAGCCTTCCGTCAAGGGGCCGGAGGCCTGGTTCACGGGCACGGTGCGCATTGACCCCCTGTTTCCGGCGCACGGGGCGTCGCGGGCCGCTGCCGCGTCCGTCACCTTCGAGCCGGGCGCGCGCACGGCCTGGCACACCCATCCGCTGGGGCAGGCCCTGATCATCACCTCCGGCCTGGGCCTGGTGCAGATTGAAGGCGGTCCCATTGAGGAAGTGCGCCCCGGCGACACGGTCTGGTTTCCGCCGCATGTCCGGCACTGGCACGGCGCCGCGCCCCAGGTTGCCATGACCCATATTTCCGTGGCTGAGGAACTGGACGGCACGGCCGTGGACTGGCTGGAAAAGGTCAGCGACGTGCAGTATTCCGGGCAGGAATAA
- a CDS encoding DMT family transporter → MELGTHLKGLFLALTTVIFWGTLPIALKQVVTTVDPTTIVWIRFSTGALWLWFWLPRRTTRRARSGLYSGRVVLLLGVAAAGLGGNFVLYNASVACMSASACQIVAQAGPMLLMLGSVLVLGEALRRVQVAGVVVLLLGLGLFFNERLTELFQIRDGYGLGLALGLTAAVVWAVYGLAQRILLREMAPPRIMRVLYTCCALALFPFATPSALLRLDTAQSLCLAYCCLNTLVAYGAFSRAMSCWNTAKVSAILTLTPLFTLAFAQIFHLLAPSFFPADPLNWLGYGGALVVVCGAGLIAVGPLLHLPALPHRH, encoded by the coding sequence ATGGAATTGGGAACACATCTGAAGGGCCTTTTTCTGGCCCTGACCACGGTAATTTTCTGGGGTACGCTGCCCATTGCGCTCAAGCAGGTGGTGACCACGGTGGACCCCACAACCATCGTCTGGATACGCTTCAGCACGGGCGCGCTCTGGCTGTGGTTCTGGCTGCCCCGCAGGACGACGCGCCGCGCCCGGTCCGGTCTGTACAGCGGGCGCGTCGTTCTGCTGCTCGGCGTGGCGGCCGCCGGGCTGGGCGGCAATTTCGTGCTCTACAACGCCTCCGTGGCCTGCATGAGCGCTTCCGCCTGCCAGATCGTCGCGCAGGCCGGTCCCATGCTGCTCATGCTGGGCAGCGTCCTGGTGCTGGGCGAAGCCCTGCGCCGCGTGCAGGTGGCCGGGGTCGTGGTGCTGCTGCTCGGGCTGGGGCTTTTTTTCAACGAACGCCTGACCGAGCTGTTTCAGATCCGCGACGGCTACGGACTCGGCCTGGCGCTGGGCCTCACGGCCGCGGTGGTCTGGGCCGTCTACGGCCTGGCCCAGAGGATCTTGCTGCGCGAAATGGCTCCGCCCCGGATCATGCGCGTGCTCTACACCTGTTGCGCGCTGGCCCTGTTCCCCTTCGCCACGCCGAGCGCCCTGCTCCGTCTGGACACCGCGCAGAGCCTGTGCCTGGCCTACTGCTGCCTGAACACCCTGGTCGCTTACGGCGCGTTCAGCCGGGCCATGTCCTGCTGGAACACGGCCAAGGTCAGCGCCATCCTCACCCTGACGCCCCTGTTCACCCTGGCCTTCGCCCAGATCTTCCATCTGCTCGCGCCGAGCTTTTTTCCGGCCGACCCGCTGAACTGGCTGGGCTACGGCGGCGCGCTGGTGGTGGTCTGCGGGGCCGGACTCATCGCCGTGGGTCCATTGCTGCATCTTCCGGCTTTGCCGCACCGCCACTGA